A genomic region of Numenius arquata chromosome 21, bNumArq3.hap1.1, whole genome shotgun sequence contains the following coding sequences:
- the UTP11 gene encoding probable U3 small nucleolar RNA-associated protein 11 yields the protein MSAAFRKAAKSGQRPHRERAQPAARRRLGLLEKKKDYRLRADDYHKKQNALRALQKKALDKNPDEFYFKMIRSELQDGVHTIKQPKDEVTPEQVKLMRTQDIKYVEMKRVAEAKKIERLKSELHLLDAEGKSPNKHVFFFDTKKEVQEFDIAAHLDTVPELVGRVYNRPTIATLQKESLKGATEPAHLKKLAQQRKNQYDLLKQRIEREKAMFVVAQKIQTRKDLLDKTHKVKVKKETKNSPAIYKFKFQRKR from the exons ATGTCGGCCGCCTTCAGGAAAGCCGCCAAGTCGGGGCAGCGCCCGCACCGCGAGCGGGCACAG CCCGCCGCCCggaggaggctggggctgctggagaagaagaaggaCTACAGGCTCCGCGCCGA tgacTATCACAAGAAACAGAATGCCCTCAGAGCACTTCAAAAGAAAGCTCTGGACAAGAATCCTGATGAATTCTACTTTAAAATGATCCGGTCAGAGCTCCAG GATGGAGTTCATACAATAAAGCAGCCAAAGGATGAAGTGACCCCTGAACAGGTGAAACTGATGAGGACACAGGATATTAAATATGTGGAAATGAAAAGAGTGGCAGAAGCCAAG aaaatcgAGAGGCTGAAGTCGGAGCTCCATCTGCTGGACGCTGAGGGGAAGAGTCCCAACAAGCACGTGTTCTTTTTTGATACCAAAAAAGAAG ttCAGGAGTTCGACATTGCAGCTCATCTGGATACTGTTCCGGAGCTCGTGGGCAGAGTGTACAACCGACCCACCATTGCAACGCTGCAGAAAGAGTCGCTGAAAGGAGCCACCGAGCCTGCCCACTTGAAG aaattaGCCCAGCAAAGGAAGAATCAGTACGACCTCCTGAAGCAGCGCATTGAAAGAGAAAAGGCCATGTTTGTTGTTGCGCAGAAAATCCAGACACGTAAAGATCTTTTG gacaAAACTCATAAAGTAAAGGTGAAGAAAGAGACTAAAAATAGTCCAGCTATTTACAAATTCAAATTCCAGCGGAAACGGTAG